A single genomic interval of Osmia lignaria lignaria isolate PbOS001 chromosome 9, iyOsmLign1, whole genome shotgun sequence harbors:
- the LOC117609902 gene encoding uncharacterized protein LOC117609902 — translation MTYKLGHHVTFFQAEVFAIWACAKYNLEKDHSGKHIYICSDSIAALGAIHKVEVGSKLVKDCILTLSQLSLNNRVKLLWVPGHAGIPGNERANELARLGATSSQPCHEYPIGVSTYALKGLAKDWLNQEFTRLWNNANGMRHARALFEGPSQKLGDTLIHLDRARLCMLVGLVTGHWYTRKHLARMRLTEETLCPRCEEEDETPLHILLRCRELRALRGSILGTLELSSLSISAGLVPVLLNFATEAQLPRYSQ, via the coding sequence ATGACCTATAAACTGGGCCACCACGTTACGTTCTTCCAAGCAGAAGTGTTTGCCATATGGGCCTGCGCCAAATATAACTTGGAAAAAGACCATTCGGGCAAACACATCTACATTTGCAGTGACAGTATTGCTGCGCTTGGAGCCATCCATAAAGTGGAGGTAGGGTCTAAGCTAGTCAAGGACTGTATACTGACTTTGAGTCAGCTATCTCTGAACAACAGAGTCAAGCTGCTATGGGTACCAGGTCACGCTGGCATCCCAGGTAACGAGAGGGCTAACGAATTGGCACGACTGGGGGCGACAAGCTCCCAGCCATGCCATGAGTACCCCATTGGTGTCTCAACCTATGCGTTGAAAGGCCTGGCTAAGGACTGGTTAAACCAGGAATTCACCAGGCTCTGGAATAACGCTAATGGCATGAGACACGCGAGGGCCCTTTTTGAGGGACCGTCACAGAAGCTGGGTGACACCCTAATTCACCTGGACAGGGCGCGACTGTGCATGCTCGTGGGCCtagtgacaggacactggtacacgaggaaacacctcgcaCGCATGAGACTCACAGAAGAGACATTATGCCCGAGGTGTGAGGAAGAGGACGAAACACCTCTTCACATACTTCTAAGATGCAGAGAACTAAGGGCCCTAAGAGGATCAATCCTGGGGACCTTGGAACTCTCATCATTAAGCATCTCGGCTGGCCTGGTGCCGGTGCTTCTAAATTTTGCTACAGAAGCCCAGCTGCCAAGGTACAGCCAGTAA